Proteins from a single region of Companilactobacillus farciminis KCTC 3681 = DSM 20184:
- the celB gene encoding PTS cellobiose transporter subunit IIC — translation MAEKKSGSFVQEKIIPLAGKLASSRHLIALRDGMTLAVPMIIIGSIFMIIAQFPIQAYLDFMAGIFGKNWATVLQYPTNASFHIMGLIAVIGISYNLAKSYKVDPISASIVSLGAFVLTIPLKTDKAGALWIPLTQFDSAGLFTAIIVGLFITDFYVWMVHKNWTIKMPDTVPPAVSNSFAALFPGMIVLLLVWLVRIGVEATPMQSIPNIISFFLADPLGHLSNTLPGALVAEFLISFLWIFGIHGANVVSGVMMPIWLTALNQNHAAFTAGKALPNIVTTSFFDNFVHMGGSGATIGLAFLLAFAAKSKELKTLGKLVAGPALFNINEPILFGLPIVMNYKMLVPFILTPLINVTTTYIGMATNLVARPMGVYIPWTTPPILSGFIATGHLSGAVMQLINIVLDTLMYWYFFKSMDKDKLAEELGQTQEAAK, via the coding sequence ATGGCTGAAAAGAAATCCGGCAGCTTCGTCCAAGAGAAAATTATTCCTCTTGCAGGTAAGCTTGCTTCTTCTCGTCATTTGATTGCATTGCGTGATGGTATGACATTAGCCGTTCCAATGATCATCATTGGTTCAATCTTCATGATTATCGCGCAATTCCCAATTCAAGCCTATCTAGACTTTATGGCTGGTATCTTTGGTAAGAACTGGGCAACAGTATTACAATATCCAACAAACGCATCATTCCACATCATGGGTCTGATTGCTGTTATTGGTATTTCTTATAACTTGGCTAAGAGTTATAAGGTCGATCCTATCTCTGCTTCAATCGTTTCATTAGGTGCTTTCGTCCTAACAATTCCATTGAAGACAGACAAGGCTGGAGCATTGTGGATTCCTTTGACACAATTTGATTCAGCTGGTCTATTTACAGCTATTATTGTTGGTTTGTTTATTACCGACTTTTATGTTTGGATGGTTCACAAGAACTGGACAATCAAGATGCCTGATACAGTTCCACCAGCAGTAAGTAACTCATTTGCTGCTTTGTTCCCAGGTATGATCGTATTGCTTCTAGTTTGGTTAGTACGTATCGGTGTTGAAGCTACACCAATGCAAAGTATTCCAAACATCATTTCATTCTTCTTGGCTGATCCACTAGGTCACTTGAGTAACACATTGCCAGGTGCTTTAGTAGCTGAATTCTTGATTTCCTTCCTATGGATTTTCGGTATTCACGGTGCTAACGTTGTTTCTGGTGTTATGATGCCTATCTGGTTGACAGCTTTGAACCAAAACCACGCAGCCTTTACTGCTGGTAAAGCTCTACCAAATATCGTTACAACATCATTCTTCGATAACTTTGTTCACATGGGTGGTTCAGGTGCCACAATCGGTTTGGCATTCTTGTTAGCCTTTGCTGCAAAGAGTAAAGAATTAAAGACCTTAGGTAAGTTGGTTGCTGGGCCTGCCTTGTTCAATATCAATGAGCCTATTCTATTCGGTCTACCAATTGTTATGAACTATAAGATGTTAGTTCCATTTATCCTAACACCACTTATCAACGTAACAACAACATATATTGGTATGGCTACAAACTTAGTTGCAAGACCAATGGGTGTTTACATTCCTTGGACAACTCCACCAATTCTATCTGGATTCATTGCAACTGGTCACTTGTCAGGTGCTGTAATGCAACTTATCAATATTGTTCTTGATACTTTGATGTACTGGTACTTCTTCAAGTCAATGGATAAAGACAAGTTGGCTGAAGAATTAGGTCAAACACAAGAAGCTGCTAAATAA
- a CDS encoding MurR/RpiR family transcriptional regulator, with protein MFPYQKVHELNRLELIVYKYIIGHTKEVQNMTIREMADAAHVSTTTILRFLKKMDYSGFSEFKFALKQSLKQPAKSQQDPSMEPIKNFFQLVADEEPFDDKINQAADMINAADLVLFFGVGNSGRIAQYGASILSSYGVYSLPILDPFQPEPFSDRDFSKTLLVLVSISGETDQVLEQARYYKKNGAETIALTANSYSVLNQITDFSISYDTPQNRKGHINVTTQVPIVYTLEQIANCSYHKMVDHIDNRFTEHVTEK; from the coding sequence ATGTTTCCATATCAAAAAGTACATGAGCTCAATCGCTTGGAACTAATCGTTTATAAGTACATCATTGGCCACACTAAAGAAGTTCAAAATATGACGATTCGAGAAATGGCAGATGCGGCACATGTTTCAACGACGACAATTTTACGTTTCTTGAAGAAAATGGATTATAGTGGTTTCTCAGAATTCAAGTTTGCTTTAAAGCAGAGTCTGAAACAACCAGCTAAGTCTCAACAAGACCCCAGTATGGAGCCTATCAAGAACTTTTTCCAACTAGTAGCTGATGAGGAGCCATTTGACGATAAGATCAATCAAGCAGCCGATATGATCAATGCAGCCGATTTAGTATTGTTTTTTGGAGTAGGTAACAGTGGCAGAATTGCCCAATACGGAGCTAGTATTTTATCAAGCTACGGAGTTTATTCATTGCCTATTCTTGATCCTTTTCAACCGGAACCATTTTCCGACCGTGATTTCTCAAAGACATTATTAGTTTTAGTGTCGATTTCCGGTGAGACCGATCAGGTTTTGGAGCAAGCTCGTTACTACAAAAAAAACGGTGCCGAGACGATTGCTTTAACAGCCAATTCGTATTCGGTATTGAATCAGATCACCGACTTTTCGATCTCTTACGATACGCCTCAGAACCGCAAGGGGCACATCAATGTCACTACTCAAGTGCCAATAGTTTATACGTTAGAACAGATTGCTAATTGTTCTTATCACAAGATGGTAGACCACATTGATAATCGTTTTACGGAACATGTCACAGAAAAGTAA
- a CDS encoding 6-phospho-beta-glucosidase, which yields MTETTKSGLRKDFLWGGAVAANQLEGAWNVDGKGVSVSDIMTAGAYQKPREITKGIIPGKNYPNHEAIDFYHQYKGDVKMFAEMGFKCFRTSIAWTRIFPNGDEDEPNEAGLKFYDDLFDECLKYGIEPVITLSHFEMPYHLVEEYGGWRDRRVIDFFVKFATVCFKRYKNKVKYWMTFNEINNQTTYTNDFSIATDSGLIFWDNESEQEREALMYQASHYEVVASALAVKIGHKINPDFKIGNMVNFTPVYPASSDPKDILLAEKAMQRRYWWSDVQTLGEYPVGMEAYFKNHDLRPDITAEDRVVLREGTVDYVGFSYYNSMTVKYSDDNPEFKFVGDRETVKNPNMKYNDWGWPVDPVGLRYSMNWLTEHYHKPLMIVENGFGAYDKVEKDGSIHDDYRVDYLRAHIEQMITAVNEDGVDLLGYTPWGCIDLVSAGTGQMSKRYGFIYVDKDDEGNGTLERSKKDSFYWYQKVIRSNGSDLD from the coding sequence ATGACTGAAACGACAAAAAGTGGATTAAGAAAAGACTTTCTTTGGGGTGGTGCTGTAGCTGCCAACCAACTTGAGGGTGCATGGAATGTCGATGGCAAAGGTGTCAGTGTTTCAGACATTATGACAGCTGGTGCTTACCAAAAGCCACGTGAAATCACGAAGGGAATTATTCCAGGCAAGAACTATCCAAACCACGAAGCAATCGATTTTTATCACCAATACAAAGGCGACGTTAAGATGTTTGCTGAAATGGGCTTCAAATGTTTTAGAACCTCTATTGCCTGGACAAGAATTTTTCCAAATGGCGATGAAGACGAACCTAATGAAGCAGGTTTGAAGTTTTACGATGATTTATTTGATGAATGTTTGAAATATGGAATCGAACCTGTGATCACTTTGTCACATTTTGAAATGCCATATCACTTAGTTGAAGAATACGGTGGCTGGAGAGATCGTCGTGTGATTGATTTCTTCGTTAAATTTGCTACAGTATGTTTCAAACGTTACAAGAATAAAGTTAAGTATTGGATGACTTTCAACGAAATCAACAACCAAACAACTTATACGAATGACTTCTCAATTGCTACTGATTCCGGTTTGATCTTCTGGGACAACGAATCAGAACAAGAACGTGAAGCTTTGATGTATCAAGCATCTCACTATGAAGTTGTTGCCAGCGCTTTGGCAGTTAAAATTGGTCACAAGATCAATCCTGATTTCAAGATTGGTAATATGGTCAACTTTACACCAGTTTATCCAGCCTCATCAGATCCTAAAGACATCTTGTTAGCCGAAAAAGCTATGCAAAGACGTTACTGGTGGTCAGATGTTCAAACACTAGGCGAATATCCAGTTGGTATGGAAGCTTACTTCAAGAATCACGATCTAAGACCAGATATTACGGCAGAAGATCGAGTTGTTTTACGTGAAGGAACAGTCGACTATGTTGGTTTCAGTTATTACAATTCTATGACCGTTAAATACAGTGATGACAATCCAGAATTCAAGTTTGTTGGAGATCGTGAAACTGTTAAGAATCCTAATATGAAATACAACGATTGGGGTTGGCCAGTTGATCCAGTTGGACTTCGTTACTCAATGAATTGGCTTACTGAACACTATCACAAGCCTTTGATGATTGTTGAAAATGGCTTTGGTGCTTATGATAAAGTAGAAAAAGACGGTTCAATCCATGATGATTACCGTGTTGACTATTTGAGAGCACACATTGAACAAATGATAACGGCGGTTAATGAAGATGGCGTAGATCTTCTAGGTTATACACCTTGGGGATGTATTGATTTGGTTTCTGCTGGAACAGGTCAAATGTCCAAACGTTACGGTTTCATTTATGTCGATAAGGACGATGAAGGTAACGGAACACTTGAACGTTCAAAGAAAGATTCATTCTACTGGTATCAAAAAGTAATCCGTTCAAACGGATCAGACTTAGACTGA
- a CDS encoding 6-phospho-beta-glucosidase, with translation MSEGIKMPKGFLWGGAVAAHQLEGGWNEGGKGVSIADVMTAGAKGVARKVTDGVEDGQIYPNHWGNDFYHKYPEDIKLFAELGLKCFRTSIAWTRIFPNGDETEPNEAGLKFYDDMFDECLKYGIQPVITLSHFEMPYHLVKEYGGFSNRKVIEFFDRFAEVCFRRYKDKVKYWMTFNEINNQTDWRDPHPLLQDSGLQLGKDDNWEEAMFQAAHYEFVASAHAVQIAHKIDPSLKVGSMIAMCPVYPLTSKPTDIMKAERAMQYRYYFGDVQALGFYPEWITKYWARKGYNLDITAADLADIKAGTVDYVGFSYYMSFTTKAKDGETHFDYDEHNDLVSNPYVEKSDWGWQIDPVGLRYAMNWMTTRWHKPLFIVENGFGAYDKLEDDNSIHDPYRISYFHDHILQMEKAVHEDGVDLIGYTPWGHIDLISASTGEMKKRYGMIYVDQDDEGNGSLKRYKKDSFAWYKKVIASNGEDLTE, from the coding sequence ATGAGTGAAGGAATTAAAATGCCAAAAGGATTTCTTTGGGGTGGCGCTGTTGCTGCACACCAACTAGAGGGTGGCTGGAACGAAGGCGGCAAAGGCGTCAGCATTGCTGATGTCATGACTGCTGGTGCCAAAGGCGTTGCTAGAAAAGTTACTGATGGTGTTGAAGATGGTCAAATCTATCCTAACCATTGGGGAAACGATTTCTATCATAAATATCCTGAAGATATCAAATTGTTTGCTGAATTAGGTTTGAAATGTTTTAGAACTTCAATTGCTTGGACGAGAATTTTTCCAAATGGTGACGAAACAGAACCTAATGAAGCTGGTTTGAAATTTTACGATGACATGTTTGATGAATGTCTCAAGTATGGAATTCAACCAGTAATTACTTTGTCACATTTTGAAATGCCATATCACTTAGTAAAAGAATATGGTGGCTTTAGCAATCGTAAGGTGATTGAATTCTTCGACCGTTTTGCTGAAGTTTGTTTCAGACGTTACAAAGACAAAGTTAAGTATTGGATGACATTTAACGAAATCAATAATCAAACTGATTGGCGCGATCCACATCCATTGTTGCAAGATTCTGGTTTGCAATTGGGTAAGGATGACAATTGGGAAGAAGCAATGTTCCAAGCTGCTCACTATGAATTTGTAGCAAGTGCTCATGCAGTTCAAATTGCCCACAAGATTGACCCAAGTCTAAAAGTTGGTTCAATGATTGCTATGTGTCCAGTTTATCCATTGACTTCTAAGCCAACTGATATCATGAAAGCTGAACGTGCAATGCAATATCGTTATTACTTTGGCGATGTTCAAGCACTTGGCTTCTATCCTGAATGGATCACTAAGTATTGGGCTCGCAAAGGTTATAACTTAGATATCACTGCTGCTGATTTGGCAGATATCAAAGCCGGCACAGTCGATTATGTTGGTTTTAGTTATTACATGTCATTTACAACTAAAGCTAAAGATGGGGAAACTCATTTTGACTATGATGAACACAATGATTTAGTTTCTAATCCTTACGTAGAAAAATCTGATTGGGGTTGGCAAATCGATCCAGTTGGACTTCGTTACGCAATGAATTGGATGACTACTCGTTGGCACAAGCCATTATTTATCGTTGAAAATGGTTTTGGCGCTTACGATAAATTAGAAGACGACAATAGCATTCATGATCCATACCGTATTTCATATTTCCATGACCATATTTTACAAATGGAAAAAGCTGTTCACGAAGATGGTGTTGATTTGATTGGATATACTCCATGGGGTCACATTGATTTGATTTCAGCAAGTACTGGAGAAATGAAGAAACGTTACGGCATGATCTATGTTGACCAAGATGATGAAGGCAACGGAAGTCTCAAACGTTACAAGAAAGATTCATTTGCTTGGTACAAGAAAGTTATTGCTTCTAACGGTGAAGATTTAACAGAGTAA
- a CDS encoding PTS lactose/cellobiose transporter subunit IIA: protein MAEEQHDEQLQTVMGLIINGGNAKSSAFEAINAAKKGHFTVADQKLKESDDFLVDAHNSQTDMLTKEANGDHAKVTLLMVHSQDHIMNAITFRDLAGEIVDLYKRLAKEGE, encoded by the coding sequence ATGGCTGAAGAACAACATGACGAACAACTACAAACAGTAATGGGATTAATTATTAATGGTGGAAATGCTAAGAGTTCTGCTTTTGAGGCAATCAATGCCGCTAAGAAAGGTCACTTTACAGTTGCAGATCAAAAATTAAAAGAATCTGACGATTTCCTAGTAGATGCACACAATTCACAAACAGATATGCTTACTAAAGAAGCAAATGGTGACCATGCCAAAGTTACTTTGTTGATGGTTCACTCACAAGATCACATTATGAATGCTATTACATTTAGAGATCTAGCAGGAGAAATCGTTGACTTGTACAAGAGATTAGCCAAAGAAGGAGAATAA
- a CDS encoding PTS sugar transporter subunit IIB, giving the protein MAEKTIMLCCAAGMSTSLLVSKMQKAAESDGIDAEIFAAAADADAKLEEKHPDVLMLGPQVRYMEGQFKSKLSIPVEVINMQDYGMMNGEKVLREAVKLIG; this is encoded by the coding sequence ATGGCTGAAAAAACAATTATGTTATGTTGCGCCGCAGGTATGTCAACAAGTTTACTAGTATCAAAGATGCAAAAGGCTGCTGAAAGTGACGGTATCGATGCTGAAATCTTTGCTGCTGCTGCCGATGCAGACGCAAAATTGGAAGAAAAACATCCAGATGTATTGATGCTTGGACCTCAAGTAAGATACATGGAAGGTCAATTCAAGAGTAAGTTGAGTATTCCTGTTGAAGTTATTAATATGCAAGACTATGGAATGATGAATGGTGAAAAAGTTCTACGCGAAGCTGTAAAACTAATTGGCTAA
- a CDS encoding Cof-type HAD-IIB family hydrolase, with protein MIKFIGTDLDGTLLNSYSKISTQNAQAIRDAVNSGIDFAICSGRTLHSVNKFFEKDLKIDGYRVVLNGAVVVGPKEKKIIDQPMDPAVIAEILKRAEFSNFKVVLDGLNDIYVYDPNHSWTTYFEGMDRHHKKARSIADLMKINQDSQIGIYKVCFSCPPKQLASLQKKLESFTSLPVTISRSGSYYFEINGQDVTKLAALQRISEYSKIPIADFMCFGDYGNDLDMIKEVGYGVAMENAIDSVKKAAWKVTGNNNHDGVAEMIQRVLKKEF; from the coding sequence ATGATCAAATTTATAGGGACTGACCTAGATGGGACGTTGTTAAACAGTTACAGTAAAATATCGACACAAAATGCTCAAGCCATCCGTGATGCGGTCAATTCTGGAATTGATTTTGCAATCTGCTCGGGAAGAACGTTGCATTCAGTTAATAAGTTTTTCGAAAAAGATTTAAAAATCGACGGCTATCGAGTGGTATTAAATGGTGCTGTGGTAGTCGGTCCAAAAGAGAAAAAGATTATTGATCAACCGATGGATCCAGCTGTTATTGCGGAGATTTTAAAACGAGCTGAATTCAGTAATTTTAAAGTCGTTTTAGATGGACTCAATGATATTTACGTGTATGATCCAAACCACAGTTGGACGACGTATTTTGAAGGGATGGATCGACATCATAAAAAAGCTCGTTCAATCGCCGACTTAATGAAAATCAATCAAGATTCGCAAATTGGTATTTATAAAGTCTGTTTCAGCTGTCCACCAAAACAGTTGGCATCATTGCAAAAGAAGTTAGAATCATTCACTTCATTGCCTGTTACGATAAGCCGTTCAGGAAGTTATTACTTTGAGATCAATGGACAAGATGTGACCAAACTAGCAGCATTGCAAAGAATTTCGGAGTATTCTAAGATTCCGATTGCTGATTTCATGTGTTTTGGAGACTATGGCAATGATTTGGATATGATTAAAGAAGTAGGTTATGGAGTAGCGATGGAGAATGCTATTGACAGTGTTAAAAAAGCTGCTTGGAAAGTAACTGGCAACAATAATCATGACGGAGTAGCAGAAATGATCCAGCGTGTGTTGAAAAAAGAATTTTAA
- the aroA gene encoding 3-phosphoshikimate 1-carboxyvinyltransferase, protein MFNYNTKAHKFKFQGEVTVPGDKSIAHLAITLGSLASGVTQIGNFNYADDLAVTARTFQQLGAKIHTEVNTKAMVIKGLDHQLKPLDKPLNIENVGTLESLLLGALASSPNQYEIVGGDYLSKRPNDRLVELLQAMGASYQTLGENSLPAKITGSEDLKGIVYHQDISSAQIKSSLMLAGIYAKSDTTIIRKQATRNHTEVLLNYFGGDVSVDPATIVVHPGAHLKGQSITIPGDFSSAALYIAGALLSKVSQITLPRVSLNSTRIGLLNVAKQMGAHIYVDNRSVNSIEPYGDLIIKYQKLHGTKITNKQVPFIIDEIPLIALMASQASGQTVIEGIHDVHLQLGDRIRNMRVELAKLGIVMQVNDDTIVIEGDQEIKVKDDVDSHNDHRIAMMLCIASILTDSPFQIKNIESIDVSYPSFIADMNKVLVNK, encoded by the coding sequence ATGTTTAACTATAATACGAAGGCACACAAGTTCAAGTTTCAAGGTGAAGTGACGGTTCCAGGCGACAAGAGTATTGCCCACTTAGCTATTACTTTGGGATCCTTGGCTAGTGGTGTTACTCAAATCGGCAATTTTAATTATGCTGATGATTTAGCTGTTACTGCTAGAACTTTTCAACAATTAGGAGCTAAGATCCATACAGAGGTCAATACTAAAGCAATGGTCATTAAGGGCTTGGATCACCAATTAAAGCCACTAGATAAACCATTGAATATCGAAAATGTCGGAACGCTTGAGAGTTTGTTGCTTGGAGCTTTAGCAAGCAGTCCTAATCAATATGAGATAGTCGGTGGAGATTACCTTTCCAAACGTCCTAATGACCGCTTAGTGGAACTTCTTCAAGCGATGGGGGCTAGTTACCAAACCTTAGGAGAAAACTCTTTACCAGCTAAAATAACTGGTAGTGAGGATTTAAAGGGTATCGTCTACCACCAAGATATTTCTAGTGCTCAAATCAAGAGTAGTTTAATGTTAGCTGGTATTTATGCCAAAAGTGATACGACAATTATTAGAAAACAGGCTACGCGTAATCATACAGAAGTTTTGCTCAATTATTTTGGTGGCGATGTTTCAGTCGATCCGGCCACTATTGTTGTTCATCCTGGGGCTCATTTGAAGGGTCAAAGTATTACTATTCCGGGAGACTTTTCTTCAGCTGCTTTATATATTGCTGGAGCCTTATTGTCCAAAGTCAGTCAAATAACCTTGCCACGGGTAAGTTTGAATTCAACTAGAATTGGACTTTTAAATGTGGCTAAACAAATGGGTGCACATATTTATGTCGATAATCGTTCGGTTAACAGCATTGAACCCTATGGCGATTTAATTATCAAATACCAGAAATTGCATGGGACTAAAATTACTAACAAACAAGTACCATTTATCATCGATGAGATTCCTTTGATTGCTCTGATGGCTTCACAAGCTAGTGGTCAAACAGTGATTGAAGGTATTCATGACGTTCACTTGCAATTAGGTGATCGGATCAGAAATATGCGTGTTGAGTTGGCAAAATTAGGTATCGTCATGCAAGTTAATGATGACACGATCGTAATTGAGGGCGACCAAGAGATTAAAGTCAAAGATGATGTCGACAGTCACAATGACCATCGTATCGCTATGATGCTCTGTATCGCTTCAATTTTGACTGACAGTCCGTTCCAAATTAAAAACATTGAATCGATTGACGTTTCTTATCCAAGTTTCATTGCTGATATGAATAAAGTTCTCGTTAACAAGTAA
- a CDS encoding M20 family metallopeptidase: MEKFITDEIQDAAIKDLGKLVGVASYNEPAEPNAPFGKGPKAALDKVLEIIGNLGFKTYEDPDGYYGYADIGEGDETFGIVGHVDEVPAGNLEAWDVEPYQLTEKDGKLYGRGTQDDKGPTIAAIYAVKSILDKGYKLNKKIRVIFGTDEEILWRCLAEYNKKEDPIDLGIAPDAEFPLIYAEKGLQQSHLFGPGSTELNIDLENAFNAVPGKAIYNGPKQDEVMAALKAHNFEADQTADGIEVHGHSVHAMNAPEGTNAVVRLGIALADVYPDIKVLQFLKDFGEDANATNLLGDISDDVSGKLTFNISSLKITPEESKMQIDMRIPVKIDHDELIQKVSDAVAKYDMRYENFDYVAPLYVPTDSTLVKTLMQTYQDLTGDTKSQPAISGGATFARTMHNCVAFGGMLPTTPDFMHQANENWSKADMRKAMEIFAEAIYRLCF, encoded by the coding sequence ATGGAAAAATTTATTACAGATGAAATTCAAGATGCAGCCATTAAGGACTTAGGCAAATTGGTTGGCGTTGCTTCATACAATGAACCAGCTGAACCTAATGCACCCTTTGGTAAGGGACCTAAAGCAGCCTTGGATAAAGTTTTGGAAATTATCGGTAATCTAGGTTTTAAGACTTACGAAGATCCAGATGGCTATTACGGCTATGCTGATATTGGCGAAGGTGATGAAACCTTTGGTATCGTTGGTCACGTTGATGAGGTACCAGCTGGCAATTTGGAAGCTTGGGATGTAGAGCCTTATCAATTGACTGAAAAAGATGGCAAGTTGTATGGTCGTGGAACTCAAGACGACAAAGGACCTACAATCGCTGCTATTTATGCCGTTAAATCTATCCTCGATAAAGGTTATAAATTAAATAAAAAGATTCGTGTAATTTTTGGTACTGACGAAGAGATTCTTTGGAGATGCCTAGCTGAATACAACAAAAAAGAAGATCCAATCGACTTGGGAATCGCACCAGATGCTGAATTTCCATTGATCTATGCTGAAAAAGGTTTGCAACAATCACATTTGTTTGGACCTGGCTCAACCGAATTAAATATCGATTTGGAAAATGCCTTCAATGCTGTACCTGGTAAAGCTATTTACAATGGTCCAAAACAAGATGAAGTAATGGCAGCTTTGAAAGCTCACAACTTTGAGGCTGACCAAACTGCTGACGGCATCGAAGTTCACGGTCATTCAGTTCACGCTATGAATGCTCCGGAAGGAACTAACGCAGTAGTTAGATTAGGAATTGCTTTAGCTGACGTTTATCCTGATATTAAAGTATTGCAATTCTTGAAGGACTTTGGCGAAGATGCTAATGCTACTAATTTGCTAGGTGATATTTCAGATGATGTTTCTGGCAAGTTGACTTTCAACATTTCTAGTTTGAAGATCACTCCAGAAGAATCAAAGATGCAAATCGATATGAGAATTCCTGTTAAGATCGATCACGACGAGTTGATTCAAAAAGTTTCTGATGCAGTTGCTAAATACGACATGAGATACGAAAACTTTGATTATGTTGCACCACTTTATGTACCAACTGATAGCACTTTAGTTAAGACTTTGATGCAAACTTATCAAGACTTAACTGGCGACACGAAGTCACAACCTGCTATTTCTGGTGGAGCAACTTTTGCTAGAACAATGCATAACTGTGTGGCTTTTGGTGGGATGTTGCCAACGACTCCTGATTTCATGCACCAAGCCAATGAAAACTGGAGCAAAGCAGATATGAGAAAAGCTATGGAAATATTTGCTGAAGCAATTTACAGATTGTGCTTTTAA
- a CDS encoding YfcC family protein has translation MGKKAKKWQMPSAYTILFFLIILVAILTWIIPAGEYATTKAGNIIAGTYKARASSPQGIWDVFLAPINGMVGTDVTEGSISVSLFILVIGGFLGVVNKTKALDDGISSTVQKYKGKEKALIPILMTLFAIGGSTYGMGEETIAFYPILIPVMISVGYDSITAISLALIGSQVGCLASTVNPFATGVASQTINISPGDGLIPRFILLILVTGISIFYVMHYADKIKKDPSQSYVFERRQKDLEEFSMADRTLGEKLTKKQKSVLWLFALTFVVMITSLIPWSSLNPNWTFFDSFTKWLTNVPFLGALIGKDIAPLGTWYFTEITTLFFMMSVIIMFIFGMKESEYIDAFLNGMGEFLSVAIIVAVARGIQVIMNNGYITATVLHAGETGLQNLSAGVFIVLTYIFYIPMSFLIPSTSGLAAATMGIMGPLGKFSGVDGSLVITAYQSASGLVNLITPTSGIVMGALAIGHVSIVKWWKYMWKLVAILFVVIAVFLVICSMFK, from the coding sequence ATGGGAAAAAAAGCTAAAAAATGGCAAATGCCGTCGGCATATACAATTTTATTCTTCTTAATTATTTTAGTTGCCATTTTGACTTGGATTATACCAGCTGGTGAGTACGCAACCACTAAAGCAGGAAATATTATTGCAGGTACGTACAAGGCCCGCGCAAGCAGTCCTCAAGGTATTTGGGACGTATTTTTAGCACCGATCAACGGAATGGTTGGTACCGATGTTACTGAAGGTTCGATTTCAGTCTCGCTATTTATCCTAGTTATCGGTGGATTTTTGGGTGTCGTCAATAAGACTAAGGCCTTGGATGATGGTATCAGTTCCACCGTTCAAAAGTATAAGGGTAAAGAAAAGGCACTTATTCCTATTTTAATGACATTATTTGCCATCGGTGGTTCTACTTATGGTATGGGGGAAGAAACAATTGCTTTCTACCCAATCTTGATCCCAGTTATGATCAGTGTTGGTTATGACTCGATCACAGCGATTTCTCTAGCTTTAATTGGTTCACAAGTTGGATGTTTAGCTTCAACAGTTAACCCATTTGCGACTGGTGTTGCTTCACAAACAATCAATATTTCACCTGGTGACGGGTTGATTCCACGTTTCATTCTTTTGATTTTGGTAACCGGAATCAGTATTTTTTACGTTATGCACTATGCAGACAAAATCAAGAAAGATCCATCACAATCATACGTTTTTGAACGCCGTCAAAAGGATTTGGAAGAATTCTCTATGGCTGACAGAACACTTGGTGAAAAATTAACTAAGAAGCAAAAGAGCGTTCTTTGGCTATTTGCACTTACTTTCGTAGTTATGATCACTAGTTTGATTCCTTGGTCAAGTTTGAATCCAAATTGGACATTCTTTGACAGCTTCACAAAATGGCTAACCAATGTACCATTCTTAGGTGCTTTGATTGGTAAAGACATTGCTCCACTTGGTACATGGTACTTTACAGAAATCACAACATTATTCTTCATGATGTCAGTTATCATCATGTTCATCTTCGGAATGAAAGAATCAGAATATATCGATGCCTTCTTAAATGGTATGGGTGAATTCTTGAGTGTTGCGATTATCGTTGCGGTTGCTCGTGGTATTCAAGTTATCATGAACAATGGTTACATTACAGCTACAGTTCTACATGCCGGTGAAACAGGACTTCAAAATCTTTCTGCCGGTGTCTTCATCGTTTTGACATACATTTTCTACATTCCAATGTCATTCTTGATTCCTTCAACTTCTGGACTAGCTGCCGCTACAATGGGAATTATGGGACCATTAGGTAAGTTCTCTGGCGTTGACGGATCATTAGTTATCACAGCTTATCAATCAGCTTCAGGATTAGTTAACTTGATTACACCAACTTCAGGTATCGTTATGGGTGCTTTGGCTATTGGACACGTAAGTATTGTTAAATGGTGGAAGTACATGTGGAAGTTGGTTGCCATTTTATTCGTGGTAATTGCAGTCTTCTTAGTTATTTGCTCGATGTTTAAGTAA